The following are from one region of the Klebsiella aerogenes genome:
- a CDS encoding LysR substrate-binding domain-containing protein has protein sequence MKPLLDVLVILDALEKEGSFAAASAKLYKTPSALSYTIHKLESDLNIQLLDRSGHRARFTRTGQMLLEKGREVLHIARELEQQAIRLHQGWENTLTISIDMTFPFSRLSPLIEQFYQQRNVARLQFKRSEGWEMLVAGEVDMVLGGLYEPPALANFSFSQLGELEQCFVVAAQHPLAQAKEPLSWRTLQRHRAVIGSGGWPHGEKQASLAVFDMASLLSLVCAGLGWAYLPRYLAAPRLEDRQLVEKRIAAPAPIHRAWIGWNEDAFGLAAQWWLQTVLANSAIRQIYNTKIV, from the coding sequence ATGAAACCACTGCTGGATGTCCTCGTTATTCTTGATGCCTTAGAAAAAGAGGGGAGCTTTGCCGCCGCGTCGGCAAAGCTCTATAAAACTCCCTCGGCGCTGAGTTACACCATTCATAAGCTGGAAAGCGACCTTAATATTCAGCTACTGGACCGCAGCGGTCACCGGGCGCGTTTTACCCGTACCGGACAGATGCTGCTTGAAAAAGGGCGTGAGGTGCTGCATATCGCCCGCGAGCTGGAACAACAGGCCATCCGGCTGCATCAGGGCTGGGAAAATACGCTGACCATCAGTATCGATATGACTTTTCCATTTTCACGGTTATCTCCGCTGATTGAACAATTCTATCAACAGCGCAACGTGGCTCGTTTACAGTTCAAACGTAGCGAGGGTTGGGAAATGCTCGTCGCGGGGGAGGTTGATATGGTGCTGGGGGGGCTATATGAGCCGCCAGCGCTGGCGAACTTCAGCTTCAGCCAACTCGGCGAACTGGAACAGTGTTTTGTGGTGGCAGCGCAACATCCGTTGGCGCAGGCCAAAGAACCGCTGAGCTGGCGGACGCTGCAGCGACATCGGGCGGTTATCGGTAGCGGCGGCTGGCCGCACGGCGAGAAACAGGCAAGCCTGGCGGTTTTTGATATGGCCAGCCTGCTGTCGCTGGTATGCGCCGGTTTGGGCTGGGCTTACCTGCCACGCTATCTGGCGGCACCCAGGTTGGAAGATCGTCAACTGGTGGAAAAACGGATCGCCGCCCCTGCGCCGATACATCGGGCGTGGATTGGCTGGAATGAAGACGCTTTTGGCCTGGCGGCGCAATGGTGGTTACAAACGGTATTAGCAAATAGTGCTATTCGGCAGATCTATAATACTAAAATAGTATGA
- a CDS encoding APC family permease produces the protein MSHNATPNTSRVELRKTLTLVPVVMMGLAYMQPMTLFDTFGIVSGLTDGHVATAYAFALIAILFTALSYGKLVRRFPSAGSAYTYAQKSISPAVGFMVGWSSLLDYLFMPMINILLAKIYFEALVPSVPSWIFVVALVGFMTISNLRSIKAVANFNTLIVVLQMGIVAVIIGLIIYGVSHGEGAGTLTSTRPFWSEGAHVVPMITGATILCFSFLGFDGISSLSEETKDAERVIPKAIFLTALIGGLIFIGASYFLQLYFPDISRFKDPDASQPEIMLYVAGKTFQWGVLIFSSVTVLASGMAAHAGVSRLMYVMGRDGVFPTRFFGYVHPKWRTPAWNVLLVGAIALLAIKFDLVTATALINFGALVAFTFVNLSVISQFWIREKRNKTLKDHFNYLVLPVCGALTVGALWVNLEESSMILGLIWGGIGLVYLACVTKSFRNPVPQYEDVA, from the coding sequence ATGTCGCATAACGCTACTCCAAATACCTCTCGCGTGGAATTACGTAAAACGCTTACGTTAGTTCCGGTTGTAATGATGGGCCTTGCCTATATGCAGCCGATGACGCTGTTCGATACGTTTGGTATCGTCTCTGGATTGACTGATGGTCACGTTGCGACGGCCTACGCCTTTGCGCTGATCGCCATTCTCTTCACGGCATTGAGCTACGGTAAACTGGTTCGCCGTTTCCCGTCTGCGGGTTCTGCTTATACCTACGCACAGAAATCCATTAGCCCGGCTGTCGGCTTTATGGTTGGCTGGTCATCGTTGCTGGACTACCTGTTCATGCCGATGATCAACATTCTGCTGGCGAAAATTTACTTTGAAGCGCTGGTGCCTTCCGTTCCGTCGTGGATCTTCGTTGTCGCGCTGGTGGGCTTTATGACCATTTCCAACCTGCGCAGTATCAAGGCGGTGGCAAACTTCAATACTCTGATTGTGGTTTTACAGATGGGTATTGTGGCGGTGATTATTGGCCTGATTATCTACGGCGTTTCGCATGGCGAAGGCGCGGGCACGCTGACCAGTACCCGTCCGTTCTGGTCTGAAGGCGCACACGTGGTGCCGATGATTACCGGCGCAACCATCCTGTGCTTCTCATTCCTCGGCTTTGATGGTATCTCTTCCCTGTCTGAAGAAACCAAAGACGCAGAGCGCGTGATTCCGAAGGCTATCTTTTTGACCGCGCTGATTGGCGGCCTGATCTTTATCGGTGCATCCTACTTCCTGCAGCTGTACTTCCCGGACATCTCACGCTTTAAAGATCCGGACGCGTCGCAGCCTGAAATTATGCTGTACGTAGCGGGCAAAACCTTCCAGTGGGGCGTGCTGATTTTCTCCAGCGTCACCGTACTGGCATCCGGTATGGCTGCGCATGCAGGCGTTTCCCGTCTGATGTACGTGATGGGCCGCGACGGCGTATTCCCGACGCGTTTCTTCGGTTATGTTCATCCGAAGTGGCGTACTCCGGCATGGAACGTTCTGCTGGTTGGCGCGATTGCTCTGCTGGCGATTAAATTTGACCTCGTCACGGCAACGGCGCTGATTAACTTTGGTGCGCTGGTGGCGTTCACCTTTGTTAACCTGTCGGTGATTTCCCAGTTCTGGATCCGTGAAAAGCGTAACAAGACACTGAAAGACCACTTCAACTATCTGGTTCTGCCGGTTTGCGGCGCGCTGACCGTGGGCGCACTGTGGGTGAACCTGGAAGAGAGTTCGATGATTCTGGGTCTGATCTGGGGCGGTATTGGCCTGGTTTACCTGGCCTGCGTGACCAAAAGCTTCCGCAACCCGGTACCACAGTACGAAGACGTTGCTTAA
- a CDS encoding helix-turn-helix domain-containing protein — MIANHPEREQIRLENVLFALGNPLRLEIIRTLADGSEQTCNALRKEDIAKSTMTHHWRVLRDSGVIWQRPQGRENLISLRRDDLDARFPGLLDTLLSVMQQEK, encoded by the coding sequence ATGATCGCCAATCACCCCGAACGTGAACAAATCCGCCTTGAAAATGTCCTTTTTGCCCTCGGCAATCCTCTGCGACTGGAGATAATCCGCACGCTGGCTGACGGTAGCGAGCAGACCTGTAACGCGCTGCGTAAAGAAGATATCGCCAAATCCACGATGACCCACCACTGGCGAGTACTGCGCGATAGCGGCGTAATCTGGCAGCGCCCGCAGGGACGAGAAAACTTAATCTCGCTGCGCCGCGACGATTTAGATGCCCGCTTTCCGGGGTTGCTGGATACGCTGCTGAGCGTGATGCAGCAGGAGAAGTAA